One genomic window of Salvia miltiorrhiza cultivar Shanhuang (shh) chromosome 4, IMPLAD_Smil_shh, whole genome shotgun sequence includes the following:
- the LOC131019417 gene encoding putative clathrin assembly protein At1g03050, translated as MGPSKLRKAIGAVKDQTSIGLAKVGSSASLSDLDVAIVKATRHEEYPPDERYVREILNLTTYSRTFVNACVRTIARRLSRTRNWVVALKTLMLIQRLLSEGDEAYEQEIFFATRRGTRLLNMCDFRDASAHSNSWDYSAFVRTYGLYLDEQLEFRMQGRRGIHGGYECHVPDTAIVPKNTPLCDMKIEKIFYRINHLMQLLERFLACKPTGAARENRVVNVALYPIVKESFQLCYDITEIMAILIERFMQLDIPEMVKVHEIFSRVSKQYDDVDAFYTWCKKVGIARSSEYPEVEKISQKRLDMMDDYIRERSTMDHDRRPASPDPEPELIQETEPEEDMNAIKALPPPETFVQEEEENEEVEEEPKEEQKKTQEEGNLLNLGENAPTTQEHGDKLALALFDGGLSTAGPENETTPWEAFKESSSGDWETALVQSASHLSNQKVSLPGGFDTLILDGMYQQGTLAQAVASSGLIATGSASSVALGSAGRPAMLALPAPPSAESGATTSENSDPFAASLAVPPPPYVQMSELEKKHNFLVQEQIMWQQYARDGMQGPAALHKANSGSYPYNKGGYTTTH; from the exons ATGGGTCCAAGTAAGTTAAGGAAAGCCATTGGGGCGGTGAAAGACCAGACCAGCATTGGCCTGGCCAAGGTTGGCAGCAGCGCCTCCCTGTCCGATCTCGACGTGGCTATCGTGAAGGCCACACGGCACGAGGAGTACCCTCCCGACGAGCGCTATGTCCGTGAGATATTGAACCTCACGACCTACTCCCGCACGTTTGTTAACGCGTGCGTGAGGACCATCGCAAGGCGCCTAAGCAGGACTAGGAATTGGGTGGTGGCCTTGAAAACCCTAATGTTGATCCAACGCCTCCTCTCGGAGGGCGACGAGGCATACGAGCAGGAGATCTTCTTTGCGACTAGGCGCGGCACTCGTCTCCTCAACATGTGTGATTTTAGAGATGCCTCCGCTCACTCCAACTCGTGGGACTACTCGGCATTTGTCCGCACCTACGGCCTCTACTTGGACGAGCAGCTCGAGTTCAGGATGCAGGGCCGTAGAGGGATCCATGGCGGCTATGAATGCCACGTCCCAGACACTGCCATTGTGCCCAAGAACACTCCTCTCTGTGATATGAAGATCGAGAAGATCTTTTATAGGATTAATCATCTAATGCAACTTCTCGAGAGGTTCTTGGCATGCAAGCCAACAG GTGCAGCTAGAGAGAACAGGGTGGTGAATGTGGCTTTGTACCCTATTGTGAAAGAGAGTTTCCAACTATGCTACGACATAACTGAGATTATGGCGATCTTGATTGAACGGTTCATGCAGCTTGATATACCTGAAATGGTGAAAGTCCATGAGATCTTCTCTCGTGTGTCCAAGCAATACGATGATGTGGACGCATTCTACACTTGGTGTAAGAAAGTCGGCATTGCGCGTTCCTCTGAGTATCCTGAAGTTGAGAAGATCTCACAAAAGAGACTCGATATGATGGACGATTACATTCGTGAAAGGTCGACCATGGACCACGACAGGAGGCCCGCCAGCCCGGACCCAGAGCCCGAACTAATTCAAGAGACAGAGCCCGAAGAGGATATGAATGCCATCAAGGCATTGCCACCACCAGAAACTTTTGTACAAGAGGAAGAAGAGAATGAGGAAGTGGAAGAGGAGCCAAAAGAAGAGCAAAAGAAAACTCAAGAAGAGGGGAATTTGCTGAACTTAGGTGAAAATGCACCAACTACACAAGAACATGGTGACAAACTTGCATTAGCTCTATTTGACGGTGGTCTATCCACTGCCGGTCCGGAGAATGAAACGACACCATGGGAGGCCTTCAAAGAGTCATCGTCGGGTGACTGGGAGACGGCATTAGTCCAATCTGCTAGCCATTTGTCGAACCAAAAGGTATCACTTCCCGGAGGGTTTGATACATTGATTCTTGATGGCATGTACCAACAAGGAACACTGGCTCAGGCGGTGGCTTCTTCGGGTCTTATAGCTACGGGAAGTGCTAGTAGTGTTGCTCTAGGGTCAGCGGGGCGGCCGGCCATGCTGGCATTGCCGGCACCACCATCCGCTGAGAGCGGAGCCACCACTTCTGAGAATTCCGACCCTTTTGCCGCCTCTCTTGCCGTACCCCCACCACCATATGTGCAGATGTCAGAGCTGGAGAAAAAGCATAACTTTCTTGTACAAGAGCAGATAATGTGGCAACAATATGCAAGGGATGGGATGCAGGGACCAGCAGCTTTACACAAGGCAAACTCGGGTTCATATCCATACAACAAAGGAGGTTACACGACTACACATTAA